A genomic segment from Burkholderia plantarii encodes:
- a CDS encoding isoprenylcysteine carboxylmethyltransferase family protein — MNSTIDGVADARARPPRSATPFGVGLAGIAAALATLWFSRDGTLLSGAGRGFAACFAIIAVVAAYELFVARAYLRPSAGIADDALRPLSFARVALRLAALGSIYAGIAFIYWLLPEYHGDFYRPFWQLCAMLAPYFAVATPLYFAWMDTRQREVDDAYLAWARFVFRQQRPDSWAPVRELLAGWAVKAFFLPLMFVYVSTNADHLSASLLAMQAAPQSLATFRFLYELAFTMDLLFGSVGYLCTFRILDSHVRTVEPTTLGWLVALLCYQPFWSLMSDHYIRYEGTLFWDNWLAHVPAIQFAWGAVIIALVLCYAMSTISFGLRFSNLTNRGIITSGPYRFTKHPAYLTKNLSYWMISVPFVGALGWQVAVAHCAALLAVNGIYFLRAKTEERHLMRDPDYRAYADWIAQHGLLARLRRLGG, encoded by the coding sequence ATGAACTCCACCATCGACGGCGTCGCCGACGCCCGGGCCCGGCCGCCCCGTTCCGCCACCCCGTTCGGCGTCGGCCTGGCCGGCATCGCCGCCGCGCTCGCCACGCTCTGGTTCTCGCGCGACGGCACCTTGCTGAGCGGCGCCGGCCGCGGCTTCGCCGCCTGCTTCGCGATCATCGCCGTCGTCGCCGCCTATGAGCTGTTCGTCGCGCGCGCGTATCTGCGCCCGAGCGCCGGCATCGCCGACGACGCGCTGCGCCCGCTCAGCTTCGCGCGCGTCGCGCTGCGGCTGGCGGCACTCGGCTCGATCTATGCCGGCATCGCGTTCATCTACTGGCTGCTGCCCGAGTATCACGGCGATTTCTACCGGCCGTTCTGGCAGCTCTGCGCGATGCTCGCGCCGTACTTCGCGGTGGCCACGCCGCTTTATTTCGCGTGGATGGACACGCGCCAGCGCGAGGTCGACGACGCCTACCTGGCGTGGGCGCGCTTCGTGTTCCGCCAGCAGCGCCCGGACAGCTGGGCGCCGGTGCGCGAGCTGCTGGCGGGCTGGGCCGTGAAGGCGTTCTTCCTGCCGCTGATGTTCGTCTACGTCTCGACCAACGCCGACCACCTGAGCGCCTCGCTGCTGGCGATGCAGGCCGCGCCGCAATCGCTCGCCACGTTCCGCTTCCTCTACGAGCTGGCGTTCACGATGGACCTGCTGTTCGGCTCGGTGGGCTATCTCTGCACGTTCCGGATCCTCGACAGCCACGTGCGCACCGTGGAGCCGACCACGCTCGGCTGGCTCGTCGCGCTGCTCTGCTACCAGCCGTTCTGGTCGCTGATGTCGGATCACTACATCCGCTACGAAGGCACGCTGTTCTGGGACAACTGGCTCGCCCACGTCCCGGCGATCCAGTTCGCGTGGGGCGCGGTGATCATCGCGCTGGTGCTCTGCTACGCGATGTCGACGATCTCGTTCGGGCTGCGGTTCTCGAACCTGACGAACCGCGGCATCATCACGTCCGGTCCGTACCGCTTCACGAAGCACCCCGCCTACCTGACCAAGAACCTCTCGTACTGGATGATCTCGGTGCCGTTCGTCGGCGCGCTCGGCTGGCAGGTGGCGGTGGCGCACTGCGCGGCGCTGCTCGCCGTGAACGGCATCTACTTCCTGCGCGCGAAGACCGAGGAGCGCCACCTGATGCGCGACCCCGACTATCGCGCCTACGCCGACTGGATCGCGCAGCACGGGTTGCTCGCGCGCCTGCGGCGGCTGGGCGGCTGA
- a CDS encoding collagen-like triple helix repeat-containing protein, translating to MHTLLNKTAIAVGISSMLALQGCGGSDALTTPSGGNLGVQSTSGSTSGTTSGTTSGGTSGGTSGGSSGGSSGTSGTSGTSGTSGTSGTSGTSGTSGTSGTSGTSGTSGTSGTSGTSGTSGTSGTSGTSGTSGTSGTSGTSGTSGTSGTSGTSGTSGTSGTSGTSGTSGTSGTSGTSGTSGTSGTSGTSGTSGTSGTSGTSGTSGTSGTSGTSGTSGTSGTSGTSGTSGTSGTSGTSGTSGTSGTSGTSGTSGTSGTSGTSGTSGTSGTSGTSGTSGTSGTSGTSGTASNPLGTLVTQLGNVVTATGQTVVDGGQAVEASSLPLAAGTTANVGSAVSSLGSGVVSLGNGLAAGLGQIGTSANPLGPTLGSAANLVSDAATAVQSLGNGVAQLGGGPLAPLAPVTQTLGSVVSSVGSVVGSVGTGLGTTLSSTPVQQIETQVSSLINPITNAVSSVTQTVGTATGLGAPVNSLLGTLGAGLGSAGTAVASASDNPVGKDLGNVVTQLGNTVTNTGGLLTGSTTNPLSPLLNLTGSLGLNLGLGATIGGSSSGTSGSSSSGSTSGAVPVAGLGALLTPVTNLLGGLSGSAGGSASGGASAGLGGLLSPVTNLVGSLTGGVQGSLGGTSGAAAGVGGTLTGAVTGAAGTVAGATGSATTTATGAVTGTAAGATGTLAGTTTASGSASTGLLSPVTNLVGGLLGGLGGKK from the coding sequence ATGCACACGCTACTCAACAAAACCGCGATCGCAGTCGGCATATCGTCGATGCTCGCCCTGCAAGGCTGCGGCGGCAGCGACGCGCTGACGACGCCGAGCGGCGGCAACCTCGGCGTGCAGTCGACGTCGGGATCCACCTCGGGCACGACTTCCGGCACGACGTCGGGCGGAACTTCGGGCGGAACTTCAGGCGGGTCGTCGGGAGGGTCGTCAGGCACTTCCGGCACCTCTGGTACTTCCGGTACTTCGGGCACCTCCGGTACTTCCGGTACTTCCGGTACTTCCGGTACTTCCGGTACTTCCGGTACTTCCGGTACTTCCGGTACTTCCGGTACTTCCGGTACTTCCGGTACTTCCGGTACTTCCGGTACTTCCGGTACTTCCGGTACTTCCGGCACGTCGGGCACCTCCGGTACTTCGGGCACGTCTGGCACCTCCGGCACATCGGGAACTTCCGGTACCTCGGGCACTTCCGGCACCTCGGGCACCTCGGGCACCTCGGGCACCTCGGGCACCTCGGGCACCTCGGGCACCTCGGGCACCTCGGGCACCTCGGGCACCTCGGGCACCTCGGGTACCTCGGGCACCTCGGGCACCTCGGGCACCTCGGGTACCTCGGGTACCTCGGGTACCTCCGGGACTTCAGGCACCTCCGGTACTTCGGGCACGTCGGGCACGTCGGGCACTTCCGGCACCTCGGGTACTTCCGGTACTTCGGGTACTTCCGGTACTTCGGGCACCTCCGGTACTTCGGGCACGTCTGGCACGTCTGGCACGTCTGGCACCTCCGGCACGTCGGGCACCTCGGGTACCTCCGGGACTTCAGGCACCTCGGGTACTTCAGGCACCTCCGGCACCGCCAGCAACCCGCTCGGCACGCTCGTCACCCAGCTCGGCAACGTCGTCACCGCGACCGGCCAGACCGTCGTCGACGGCGGCCAGGCCGTGGAAGCCAGCTCGCTGCCGCTCGCCGCCGGCACGACGGCCAACGTCGGCAGCGCCGTGTCGAGCCTCGGCAGCGGCGTCGTCTCGCTCGGCAACGGGCTCGCGGCCGGCCTCGGCCAGATCGGCACGTCGGCGAACCCGCTCGGCCCGACGCTGGGCTCGGCCGCCAACCTCGTGTCGGACGCCGCGACCGCGGTCCAGTCGCTCGGCAACGGGGTGGCCCAGCTCGGCGGCGGCCCGCTCGCGCCGCTCGCGCCCGTCACGCAAACGCTCGGCTCGGTCGTCAGCTCGGTGGGCAGCGTGGTCGGCAGCGTCGGCACCGGCCTCGGCACCACGCTTTCGAGCACGCCGGTGCAACAGATCGAGACGCAGGTCAGCTCGCTGATCAACCCGATCACCAACGCCGTCTCCAGCGTGACCCAGACGGTGGGCACGGCCACCGGCCTTGGCGCCCCCGTCAACAGCCTGCTCGGCACGCTCGGCGCGGGCCTCGGCAGCGCCGGCACGGCGGTGGCCAGCGCCAGCGACAACCCGGTCGGCAAGGATCTCGGCAACGTGGTCACGCAGCTCGGCAACACGGTTACCAACACGGGCGGCCTGCTGACGGGCTCGACCACCAATCCGCTCTCGCCGCTGCTGAACCTGACCGGCTCGCTCGGCCTGAACCTCGGCCTCGGCGCCACGATCGGCGGCAGCAGCAGCGGCACCAGCGGCAGCAGTTCGTCGGGCTCGACCTCGGGCGCGGTCCCGGTGGCCGGCCTCGGCGCCCTGCTCACGCCGGTCACGAACCTGCTCGGCGGCCTGTCGGGCAGCGCCGGCGGCTCGGCCAGCGGCGGCGCGTCGGCGGGCCTCGGCGGCCTGCTCTCGCCGGTCACGAACCTGGTCGGCTCGCTGACAGGCGGCGTGCAGGGCTCGCTCGGCGGCACCAGCGGCGCGGCGGCCGGCGTGGGCGGCACGCTGACGGGCGCCGTCACGGGCGCGGCCGGTACCGTTGCGGGCGCAACCGGTTCGGCCACCACCACGGCCACCGGTGCGGTGACAGGCACGGCCGCCGGCGCCACCGGCACGCTGGCCGGCACCACCACGGCCTCGGGCAGTGCCTCCACGGGCCTGCTCTCGCCGGTGACGAACCTGGTGGGCGGCCTGCTCGGCGGACTCGGCGGCAAGAAGTAG
- a CDS encoding nitrate reductase subunit alpha: protein MSHFVDRLRYFTATRQPFSQGHGTSTDEDRTWEDGYRKRWQHDRIVRSTHGVNCTGSCSWKVYVKGGIVTWETQQTDYPRTRPDMPNHEPRGCARGASYSWYLYSANRLKYPLVRGVLMKLWREKRATLAPVEAWRAIVEDPQARRAYQARRGLGGFVRAGWSEIEELVAAANVDTASRHGPDRIAGFSPIPAMSMVSYAAGSRYLSLLGGVCLSFYDWYCDLPPASPQTWGEQTDVPESADWYNSTFIVMWGSNVPQTRTPDAHFLVEARYRGTQVVSIFPDYAEGAKFGDLWLHPKQGTDAALALAMGHVILKEFHLAGRSAYFLDYCRRFTDMPCLVRLVPHRDGGYVPERLARASDFDGALGEADRADWKCVMIDEASGDFVVPNGSIGFRWARDGEADRGKWNLREQTSGGAAFAPRLSCTIDHDDVVDVLFPYFANQPHAHFAPTSHGSTLSRRIGARRVATPDGEMLVTTVYDLFVANYGLDQGLGGRDVAASYDDDLPYTPAWQEAITGVRREDAIAVARQFAANAHQTEGKSMVIVGAGLNHWFHMDMSYRAIINMLVMCGCIGKSGGGWSHYVGQEKLRPQTGWTALAFALDWSRPPRQMNATSFFYAHTDQWRYDTMDPRALLSPLVERDGFDATPIDYNVRAERMGWLPSAPQLAANPLHVGATLGDAAQAGAELARQLAAGTQRLACEDPDAPASFPRNLFVWRSNLLGSAGKGHEYFLKHLLGTTHGVQGEDLGATGGTRPGEVKWHDEAPRGKLDLLVTLDFRMSTTCLYSDVVLPTATWYEKDDMNTSDMHPFIHPLSAAVDPAWQARSDWEIFKGIARRFSELCEGHLGVERDVVLAPIAHDSPGELAQPHDVRDWKRGECEPVPGRTMPAVTVVERDYPATFRRFTSLGPLMDRLGNGGKGIGWDTRDEVALLGELNRRTAAAPTASATAADADAARGRPRIDTAIDAAEVILSLAPETNGEVAMKAWRALSAVTGIDHTHLAVARADEKIRFRDIQAQPRKIISSPTWSGIESEHVSYNAGYTNVHELIPWRTLSGRQQLYQDHAWMRAFGESLCVYKPPVDTRSYQDLLGTRPNGNPERALNFLTPHQKWGIHSTYTDNLLMLTLSRGGPIVWISEDDARALGVADNDWIECFNTNGALCARAVVSQRVPAGMAMMYHAQEKIVNVPGSEITGTRGGIHNSVTRVALKPTHMIGGYAQLSYGFNYYGTVGSNRDEFLIVRKMNRIDWLDGETATADLPAGETR, encoded by the coding sequence ATGAGTCATTTCGTCGATCGCCTGCGGTATTTCACCGCAACTCGACAACCGTTCTCCCAGGGCCACGGCACATCGACCGACGAGGACCGGACCTGGGAGGACGGCTACCGCAAGCGCTGGCAGCACGACCGGATCGTCCGCTCGACGCACGGCGTGAACTGCACCGGCTCCTGTTCGTGGAAGGTCTACGTGAAGGGCGGCATCGTGACCTGGGAAACCCAGCAGACCGACTACCCGCGCACGCGTCCCGACATGCCGAACCACGAGCCGCGCGGCTGCGCGCGCGGCGCCTCCTACTCCTGGTATCTCTACAGCGCGAATCGCCTCAAGTACCCGCTGGTGCGCGGCGTGCTCATGAAGCTGTGGCGCGAGAAGCGCGCGACGCTCGCGCCCGTCGAGGCATGGCGCGCGATCGTCGAGGACCCGCAGGCGCGGCGCGCCTACCAGGCCCGCCGCGGGCTCGGCGGCTTCGTGCGCGCGGGCTGGAGCGAGATCGAGGAACTCGTCGCGGCCGCCAACGTCGACACGGCGAGCCGCCACGGCCCCGACCGCATCGCCGGCTTCTCGCCGATCCCGGCGATGTCGATGGTGTCGTACGCGGCCGGTTCGCGCTACCTGTCGCTGCTGGGCGGCGTGTGCCTGAGCTTCTACGACTGGTATTGCGACCTGCCGCCCGCCTCGCCGCAAACCTGGGGCGAGCAGACCGACGTGCCCGAATCGGCCGACTGGTACAACTCGACGTTCATCGTGATGTGGGGCTCCAACGTCCCGCAGACGCGCACGCCCGACGCGCACTTCCTGGTCGAGGCGCGCTATCGCGGCACCCAGGTCGTGTCGATCTTCCCCGACTACGCGGAAGGCGCGAAATTCGGCGATCTCTGGCTGCACCCGAAGCAGGGCACCGACGCGGCGCTCGCGCTCGCGATGGGCCACGTGATCCTCAAGGAATTCCACCTCGCCGGTCGCAGCGCCTATTTCCTCGACTACTGCCGGCGCTTCACCGACATGCCGTGCCTGGTGCGGCTGGTGCCGCATCGCGACGGCGGCTACGTGCCGGAGCGGCTCGCGCGCGCGAGCGACTTCGACGGCGCGCTCGGCGAGGCCGACCGCGCCGACTGGAAGTGCGTGATGATCGACGAGGCGAGCGGCGATTTCGTCGTGCCGAACGGCTCGATCGGCTTTCGCTGGGCCAGGGACGGCGAGGCCGACCGCGGCAAGTGGAACCTGCGCGAGCAAACCTCCGGCGGCGCCGCGTTCGCGCCGCGGCTGTCCTGCACGATCGACCACGACGACGTGGTGGACGTGCTGTTCCCCTACTTCGCCAACCAGCCGCACGCGCATTTCGCCCCCACCTCGCACGGCTCCACGCTGTCGCGCCGGATCGGCGCGCGGCGCGTGGCGACACCCGACGGCGAGATGCTCGTGACCACCGTCTACGACCTGTTCGTCGCCAACTACGGGCTCGACCAGGGCCTCGGCGGCCGCGACGTGGCCGCCAGCTACGACGACGACCTGCCCTACACGCCGGCCTGGCAGGAAGCGATCACCGGCGTGCGGCGCGAGGATGCGATCGCGGTGGCCCGGCAGTTCGCCGCGAACGCGCACCAGACCGAAGGCAAGTCGATGGTGATCGTCGGCGCGGGGCTCAACCACTGGTTCCACATGGACATGTCGTACCGCGCGATCATCAACATGCTGGTGATGTGCGGCTGCATCGGCAAGTCGGGCGGGGGCTGGTCGCACTACGTCGGGCAGGAGAAGCTGCGGCCGCAGACCGGCTGGACCGCGCTAGCGTTCGCGCTCGACTGGTCGCGCCCGCCGCGCCAGATGAACGCCACCTCGTTCTTCTACGCGCACACCGATCAATGGCGCTACGACACCATGGACCCGCGCGCGCTGCTTTCGCCGCTGGTCGAGCGCGACGGCTTCGATGCCACGCCGATCGACTACAACGTGCGCGCCGAACGGATGGGCTGGCTGCCGTCGGCGCCGCAGCTCGCGGCCAACCCGCTGCACGTGGGCGCCACGCTCGGCGATGCGGCCCAGGCCGGCGCCGAACTCGCGCGGCAGCTCGCGGCGGGCACGCAGCGGCTCGCCTGCGAGGATCCCGACGCGCCCGCCAGCTTCCCGCGCAACCTGTTCGTCTGGCGCTCGAACCTGCTCGGCTCGGCCGGCAAGGGCCACGAGTATTTCCTCAAGCACCTGCTCGGCACCACGCACGGCGTGCAGGGCGAGGACCTCGGCGCGACGGGCGGCACACGCCCGGGCGAGGTGAAGTGGCACGACGAGGCGCCGCGCGGCAAGCTCGACCTGCTCGTCACGCTCGACTTCCGGATGTCCACCACCTGCCTCTACTCGGATGTCGTGCTGCCCACCGCGACCTGGTACGAGAAGGACGACATGAACACGTCCGACATGCATCCGTTCATCCATCCGCTGTCGGCGGCCGTCGATCCGGCCTGGCAGGCCCGCAGCGACTGGGAGATCTTCAAGGGCATCGCGCGGCGCTTCTCCGAACTCTGCGAAGGCCACCTCGGCGTGGAGCGCGACGTGGTGCTCGCGCCGATCGCACACGATTCGCCGGGCGAGCTCGCGCAGCCGCACGACGTGCGCGACTGGAAGCGCGGCGAATGCGAACCGGTGCCGGGCCGCACGATGCCGGCCGTGACGGTGGTCGAACGCGACTATCCGGCCACGTTCCGGCGCTTCACCTCGCTCGGCCCGCTGATGGACCGGCTCGGCAACGGCGGCAAGGGCATCGGCTGGGACACGCGAGACGAGGTCGCGCTGCTCGGCGAACTGAACCGGCGCACCGCCGCCGCGCCGACGGCTTCCGCCACGGCCGCCGACGCCGACGCCGCGCGCGGCCGGCCGCGCATCGACACTGCGATCGACGCGGCCGAGGTGATCCTCTCGCTCGCGCCGGAAACCAACGGCGAAGTCGCGATGAAGGCATGGCGCGCGCTGTCGGCCGTCACCGGCATCGACCACACGCACCTGGCCGTCGCGCGCGCCGACGAGAAGATCCGCTTCCGCGATATCCAGGCGCAGCCGCGCAAGATCATCTCGTCGCCGACCTGGAGCGGGATCGAATCGGAACACGTCTCGTACAACGCCGGCTACACCAACGTCCACGAACTGATTCCGTGGCGCACGCTGTCGGGCCGCCAGCAGCTCTACCAGGATCACGCCTGGATGCGCGCGTTCGGCGAATCACTGTGCGTCTACAAGCCGCCCGTCGACACGCGCAGCTACCAGGACCTGCTCGGCACGCGCCCAAACGGCAACCCCGAGCGCGCGCTGAACTTCCTCACGCCGCACCAGAAGTGGGGCATTCACAGCACCTACACCGACAACCTGCTGATGCTGACGCTCTCGCGCGGCGGCCCGATCGTCTGGATCTCGGAGGACGACGCGCGCGCGCTCGGCGTGGCCGACAACGACTGGATCGAGTGCTTCAACACCAACGGCGCGCTGTGCGCGCGGGCCGTGGTGAGCCAGCGCGTGCCGGCCGGCATGGCGATGATGTACCACGCGCAGGAGAAGATCGTGAACGTGCCGGGCTCGGAGATCACCGGCACGCGCGGCGGCATCCACAACTCGGTCACGCGCGTCGCGCTGAAGCCGACCCACATGATCGGCGGCTACGCGCAGCTCTCGTATGGCTTCAACTACTACGGGACCGTCGGCTCGAACCGCGACGAATTCCTGATCGTGCGCAAGATGAATCGTATCGACTGGCTCGATGGCGAAACCGCCACGGCCGACCTGCCTGCCGGAGAAACGCGATGA